The Brassica napus cultivar Da-Ae chromosome C7, Da-Ae, whole genome shotgun sequence genome has a segment encoding these proteins:
- the LOC106373013 gene encoding probable serine incorporator, whose translation MWPALTVIPFLLPSTIILLYGELAHFGAGVFLLIQLISVISLISWLNEYYQSQKDAERCHVRVMLLATTSYTVCIVGVIFMYIWYAPDSSCLPNIFFITWTLFLIQLMTCIALHPKVNAGYLTPALMGLYVVFICWCAIQSEPVGENCNRKAAASNRTDWLTI comes from the exons ATGTGGCCTGCTTTAACCGTCATTCCTTTCTTGCTTCCTTCTACCATTATTCTCCTTTACG GAGAGCTTGCCCATTTTGGGGCAGG GGTATTTCTACTCATACAGCTAATTAGTGTCATTAGTTTGATTTCATGGCTCAACGAGTACTATCAGTCCCAAAAAGATGCAGAAAGATG CCATGTCCGTGTGATGCTACTAGCAACAACTTCATACACAGTGTGTATAGTTGGGGTGATTTTTATGTACATATGGTACGCACCGGATTCTTCCTGTCTTCCCAATATATTCTTCATAACTTGGACATTGTTCCTCATCCAGCTCATGACATGCATCGCTCTCCATCCTAAA GTCAATGCTGGATACTTGACTCCGGCTCTTATGGGACTCTATGTTGTGTTTATCTGCTGGTGCGCCATTCAAAG TGAACCAGTGGGAGAAAACTGCAACAGAAAAGCAGCAGCTTCAAACAGAACGGACTGGCTTACAATCTGA